The following are encoded together in the Pedobacter steynii genome:
- a CDS encoding M20/M25/M40 family metallo-hydrolase has translation MKKTIYTLFALFLAQQTWAQNIDKIITRPYVDRLIKTLSSDEMQGRATFSPGIDKAASFIEAEFKSIGLKPLEGNTFRQSFFQQKLKPLSTKVIIDGKEIEGANVLVYGNTVEHLVFDKSNSGGWLKLDPEKPFMAQIRALSKENKKQLILVDPKFADIFKRIKDYLAGGAEIDEKKANEPSSALVLVMGEETVATDFKVEVKSKLEKLSLFNVAGVIPGKSKAKELVVFSGHYDHLGIIKNNDGQDSIANGADDDASGTTAMIALAKYYKKLNNNERTLIFVAFTAEEIGGFGAKHFSQKLNPDEVVAMFNIEMIGKDSKFGKNTAFITGFDKSDFGKILQKNLEGTEFTFHPDPYPQQNLFYRSDNATLAALGVPAHTISTDQIDSDKFYHTVKDEYETLDADNILSTIKGIAKSAISIIKGIDTPTRIPKLSN, from the coding sequence ATGAAAAAAACAATTTACACCTTATTCGCATTGTTTCTTGCCCAGCAGACATGGGCGCAAAATATTGATAAAATCATTACCAGGCCTTATGTAGACCGTCTGATCAAAACGCTGAGCAGTGACGAGATGCAAGGCCGGGCCACTTTCTCTCCAGGGATAGATAAAGCCGCCAGTTTCATTGAAGCTGAGTTTAAAAGCATTGGTTTAAAGCCACTGGAAGGAAATACATTCAGACAATCTTTCTTTCAACAAAAACTAAAACCCTTAAGTACCAAAGTGATTATTGATGGAAAGGAAATCGAGGGGGCAAACGTTCTTGTTTATGGCAATACCGTTGAACATCTGGTTTTTGATAAGTCAAACAGCGGTGGGTGGCTGAAACTGGATCCGGAGAAGCCTTTCATGGCCCAGATCAGAGCATTAAGCAAAGAAAACAAAAAACAGCTGATCCTTGTAGATCCAAAATTCGCCGATATCTTTAAAAGAATCAAAGATTACCTTGCCGGCGGAGCAGAGATCGATGAAAAGAAAGCAAATGAACCTTCTTCTGCATTGGTATTGGTAATGGGAGAAGAAACCGTTGCTACGGATTTTAAGGTAGAAGTAAAAAGTAAACTGGAAAAACTTTCGCTCTTCAACGTAGCAGGTGTGATCCCTGGAAAGTCAAAAGCCAAAGAGCTGGTGGTATTTTCAGGTCATTATGATCATTTAGGCATCATTAAAAATAACGATGGACAAGATAGTATTGCCAATGGTGCCGATGATGATGCTTCAGGAACCACTGCAATGATTGCGTTGGCGAAGTATTACAAAAAGCTAAATAATAATGAGCGGACTTTAATATTTGTTGCCTTTACTGCAGAAGAAATCGGAGGTTTTGGTGCCAAACATTTTTCGCAGAAGCTAAACCCAGATGAGGTGGTTGCTATGTTCAACATTGAAATGATCGGAAAGGACAGCAAATTTGGCAAGAATACCGCTTTTATTACCGGATTCGATAAATCCGACTTTGGCAAGATCCTGCAAAAAAACCTGGAGGGAACCGAATTTACTTTCCATCCTGATCCTTATCCACAACAGAATCTTTTTTACAGAAGTGACAATGCTACCTTAGCTGCACTTGGCGTTCCTGCCCATACCATCAGTACAGATCAGATCGACAGCGATAAATTCTACCATACGGTAAAGGATGAATATGAAACACTGGATGCAGACAATATTCTCTCTACCATAAAGGGAATTGCCAAAAGTGCCATCAGCATTATAAAAGGCATTGATACCCCTACCAGAATCCCCAAATTAAGTAACTAA